In Aquamicrobium sp., the genomic stretch CTGTTTCGATGGTCATGCCTTGCCCCCAAACATGTCGCCGGGCAAGGCAAGGGATCATTTCTTCCAGTGCGCCTCGGCGCTCGCCAGATCGGCCGGGTAGATCAGCTCGGGGCGTCCGTTCTGCCACTGGATGATGACGAGGCTGGCGCCGAGACGGTGTCCGGCCTCGTCGAACTTGATCGTGTTGCCGCCGTAGAAGCTGCCGATGCCGCCGGTGACGTCCATGTTGCGGACCGCCTCGGCGACCTTGACGCGGTCGGCCGCGCCGGCGGCCTCCAGCGCCTCCTTAATCACCATCATGTCGCCATAGGCGGCGATGGCGTCCTGCGTCATCCACGGCTCGTTGAACCGCTCGGAATAGCGCTTGACGATGTCGGCGTGCTCGGCCGCCGGCCAGGAGACCAGGACCGACATCAGCCCTTCGAGCTCTTCCGCCTCGGCGACGTTCAGCGCCTCGGGCACGGCGAGCTGCGCGCCGGAGCCGACGACCGGCAGCTGATCCCGGCTCATCCCCAGCTCGTTGAGCTTCTGCAGCAGCAGCACGTTGTCCTGCAGGACGGTCGGCGGCATGAACAGCCAGTCCGGCCGCGCGCGCCGCACCTGCTGGACCATCGACGTCGCATCGCTCAGCGGCGGGGTGAAGATCTCGTCGGCGACGAGCTCCAGCCCGTTGGCCTTGAACCCTTCCTCGCGCATCTTGTTGAGGATCGAGGTCGGCGCCGGGGTGTTGTCGGTGATGACGCCGACCGTCTTGGGCGCGTCGCCGGCCGCCTTGGCCATGTCCATCACCACCGGCAGGATCATGTCGGCCTGCGCCGGGCCGGGAGGCGACATCTGGAAGATGTACTTGAAGCCGCGGCTGGTGATCTGGTCCGAGAAGGACAGCGTGAACCAGGGCAGGTTCGCGCGCTCGGTGACCTCGGTCACGGCGAGCGTCAGGTGCGAGGCCCAGGCGCCCGACCCGGCGACGAGGTTCG encodes the following:
- a CDS encoding ABC transporter substrate-binding protein — translated: MFKKLIATALVGAAALGSAPAQAADDIPVAVIAPLTGPWARTGKILANGAQLAVDDINAAGGIKALGGAKLRLVVGDAGDSPDKARNAAQRLLADEPNLVAGSGAWASHLTLAVTEVTERANLPWFTLSFSDQITSRGFKYIFQMSPPGPAQADMILPVVMDMAKAAGDAPKTVGVITDNTPAPTSILNKMREEGFKANGLELVADEIFTPPLSDATSMVQQVRRARPDWLFMPPTVLQDNVLLLQKLNELGMSRDQLPVVGSGAQLAVPEALNVAEAEELEGLMSVLVSWPAAEHADIVKRYSERFNEPWMTQDAIAAYGDMMVIKEALEAAGAADRVKVAEAVRNMDVTGGIGSFYGGNTIKFDEAGHRLGASLVIIQWQNGRPELIYPADLASAEAHWKK